The genomic interval CGGCTCCGCCTGGCACTGCGACGTCTCACCGCTAACCGTGCACGAGGTCGTTAGGTGCCACAGCCGGGTGTTATGCAATGTCCTGGAGCTCAGAGCGAATAGCTTCCAATCTCGTAAGCGGATAGATGCAATCCGGGAGGGAAAGGCTTTCAGCCTTTCCCTCCCGGATTACGAAAAAGAAGGAGAATCATATGCCTCGCGTCGGATGGTCCATGGAGCAGCGGGCGCTCGTCAAGAGGTATGCCCAGTTCACCGTCGCCCTTTCGGTTACAGGGGTGGCCTTGTCTATTTTCCTTATCGTCATTGGCAATAACGGAGGCTGGGGGCTTCTGGTTCTCATTGCGTGCATCTTGATGGTGTCCTACTATTTCACCCAAAAGGGAAAAAGTGGTCAGCCTTAGACGTCGTCTTGATTGGCTGAGACGAGACGGGAGTGGGGAGGATGAACCCGTGTGCTTCCTTGATTCTCGGCCGGATTGTGTCGGCAGCGCCGGGTAGACGATCATGAGCCAATGGACATGGACATGGACATGAACGGTTGGGCGGTGCTCGAGGACTCGAAGCGAGAGCAGTGGGGTTATGTTCCGCGTCAGTTGGTTGGTCCCCTGGTCTTCGGAGTCGATCGACGTGAAGCGGTGGCGGTCATGGCGGGACATGGCTTCGCTGCCGAGGAGCGCGAGATTGACCGGTGGAGTCCGCAGAGGGCTCAGTGGCGCGTGGAGTTCGGCAGGATGGGGTCGGACAAGCATCGACCTGCAGTGAAGTCCTACTTCGTCGAGGGCGTGGGATTGACTTGTGTGCTTGTTGATGGGATCCGCGGTCCCCAAGTCACCTGCGAGGGGATCCGCCTGATCGGCCGCGTGCCGTCGGAGCTGGACTCGGAGATGGAAGCGTGTGCTGTCGAACGTGGCCTCGGCATCACGTATTGCCTCTCCGGTGACCTTTGCTGGCCCGGCTTCGAGTTCGATCGAGGCGGGCAGCGCGCGGGCGATGCGGTCGTGAGCTGGGCATCGTTCTTCAACACAGGAGAGATCGCCGGTACCTCTTGGGACATCACTCCTGCGGAAGTCTGGCGTCACCAGTAGGCCGCTGAGTTTCCGGCGCCGAGCCGCGGAAGGCGGCCAATCTCATCGGATGAGTCGGCGGAAGCAGATGAGGGTGCTGGCAATGCCAACGAAGGCTAGGAAATGCTCGGCCTTGCGCTCGTAGCGTCGGTGCAGGCGGCGGCAGCCGTTCAGCCAGGACATCGTCCTCTCGACCACCCAGCGGTGCCGGCCGAGACGGTCGGAGGGTTCGATGCCGCGGCGGGCAATGCGCGGCACGATCTGCCGACGCCGAAGCCATCCGCGTAGGTGGTCGAAGTCGTATCCCTTGTCAGCATGGAGCTTGGCCGGGCGGCGACGCCGTGGCCCGAAGCGGGAGCGGATCGGCGGGATACCGCGCATCAGCGGGACCAACGCCTGGCTGTCATGGAGGTTGGCGCCGGAGATACCCACTGAGATCGGTAGCCCGTTGCGGTCACAGACGACGTGCATCTTCGATCCGAGCTTGCCGCGATCGGTCGGATTCGGTCCGGTCAGAGGCCCCCTTTGACCGCTCGGACGCTGGCCGAGTCGATCGCGCAGCGCGACCAGTCCAGCTCACCGTTCCTGCCGAGCTGGTCAAGGACCACACGGTGCAACTTTGCCCAGACCCTCGCCGTGGACCAATCGGTGAAGCGGCGGTGGACCGTCTGCCAGGAAGCTCCGAAGACTGGTGGCACTTGCCGCCAGGTGCAGCCCGACGTGGCGACGAAGATGATCGCGGCCAGCACTGCACGATCGTCACATCTCCGGCGGCCTCCGCCTTGGGCGCGTACCGGAGGCTCCGGCACCACATCCTGAAAGATCTCCCACAGCCTGTCCGGCACCAGGCGCAGAACTATGTCCATGCCGGGAGCAACGATCCAGCACCAATCGAAACACCGTCTTAACGTCTCGCAACACAACGGTCGCTCTGCGCCGCCGTCAGGTCGTCGAAGACCGTCGAGAGCGGCAGCGATCCGGCGGACTTCGTCCTGGAGGTATCCGAGGGTCTCGTCGCCCAGTTGTCCTTGCTCAGCACCCAAGGCGAAGTCCCGTGCTCGTCGTGCGGCCATGGCAGCCCCTCTTCTCATCTCGTGCAGATCGGCACCCTCACGGTCGAGGGCGCCGCCTCGTGACGCGACGGCGGCTTCAGGTGTCTGAGCCCATAACCGCTCGATGCTGTGCCCGAACCAGGCCATCAGCACTCGGCGGGCATCGCGGTTCGGCAGCCGCTGCCCGTAGTACCAGGCCTCGAACGTCGAAACAGCCGGCTCCAGCGTCGCCAGACGCATGTCCCCGTCCCGCTCGGCCAGGAGCCGGGCCTGCTCCGCGAACCGCGGCAGAAACGCCCGCGGATCCCGGAGCTCCTGCTCATCGATGAGCCGTCGGAACAACGTCCTCATGGGCGAAGCCCTCCGTCCGGTCGTCACGTCACAGCGCCGACGGTAGATCCCAACACCCCTACACGTTCCCGCAATCCGGGCACCGCAGTGAGGCCGATGAAAAGCCGGTGCGACGGCGAGGCGAAGCCGATGCAGTTCACCCCCGATCCGAGGTGAGCCCGATGCCGGAACAGGGGTGGAGATGCCACCGCTCCTTGCGCGAACCTGTCCACCCGGGACAGGGAAGCCAGAGGAGCAGAGCGATGGACCTACAAGCGGCAACGGCCCCGCTGAACCAACGGGACCTCGACACGGTGCAGCAGGACATCGACCACGCGTTCTCCCGCCGCGTCACGCTTCCTCCGCGCAGCGTCATCGACGCCGGAACGGACGCCATGGTCCAGCACCTTCGGACGTTCATCAGCCACCTGAACGGGCCGGACGCAAGGACGAGCCGAAACGTCGACGTGCCCAACCTGATGCGCGCCGCCGAACGGAACCTGGACGTCCCCGTGCGGCCCACCCCGCAGTCCACGCGCCGCGACGCGTACGTCTACTGGCACACCGTCGCCACCCTCACCACCGCGTTCCGCGACCTCTACCTCGCCCACAATGGCCAGGAGCCTCGGCATGACGCCCACCGCCCAGACCCCGACGCCCCGCACCGGACTCCCGGGCGTGGACCTGGAGCATCAGTCGAGAAGGCCAAGGGCTGGCGATGCGCTCTGTGCCACCCCTCTCACTGCCGACCGCACCCTCGGCACCTTCACCGCCGAGACGGGACTCCTCACCGGCGCGGCATCGGTCTTCTCCGTACGCGACGGGCACCCACGCCCCATGTCGGCGACAAGGACAACCTCGCGTAGTGCGGGCCTCGGGAAACCTTGGTCGATGAACGGGCGACTGCGTGGGCGTCGACCTGCGGCAGTCGCCAATGTGCGTCCAGCCGGGAAAACCGTGGAACATCCACGGTCATGCCGCCCCCGTCCAGCAGGTGGCCGCGACGGGTCGGACGCCCTGGAATCCAAATAGTATCCGTCTGGGTATGCTGGCGTTATGGCTGATACAACCGTCAAGATTGACATGGAAACGCGGGACCGGTTCGCCGCCGTCGCCGCCGCTCGCGGACAGACCGTCAAGGGGTATCTCGCCGCATTGGCGATAGAGGAGGAGAACCAGCTCGCGCTGAGGCGCGCGACGGGCTCGTTCCGGGCGGCCGTGACACGTCCGGGGTTCGCGGAAGCCTTCGACCGCGATTTCGGCGGCCTCCCCCAGCACCGGGTGGCCTGACGTCTTGGACCTCCACGTCGACATCCGCTGGCTCCTCGACCGCCAGGAGGAACTCCTCGGCAAAGAACTGAGCGTGCGGGACTACTCCGCCCTGGTCGCCGCCGTCGCCCGCCACCGGGTCAACACACCCAGCCTGGACGAGACCGCCCCCGACGCCTTCTGGCGGGCCGCAGCCCTCCTGGAACAGATCGTGCTGCTGCGCCCGCTCCCGGTCCGCAGCGAGCTGTTCGGGTACGGCGTCGCCACCGCCTACATCGAGGCCTCCGGCGAATCGGTGGACGCGGCCTACGGGCCCTGGCGCGACCTGATCATGGACATCCAGGCCCTGCGCCTGACCGTCTACGACGTAGCCGACCGGCTGCGCTCCTGGCGTACTCCCGGAGAAACGAACTGACATGCCGTGTTCGGTGCGATGGTCCTGGCTGCGGCCGCCGTGTGAGCTGCGGTCTCCTGGCTCGCCGCGCACGGATGGGCCCGTTCCCGCTCGGGGCGGCCGCCAGCAGGCCCGGCCGCTCCTCGAGCTGGACGCTCTGCACCACCGCGAGTTCGAGTACGCGATCCGCGACCTGAGCTTGTTCTTTTTCTTCCGGCCTCGAACTGCGTCCCGAACTTGATCGCTCAGGAGGGAGTTCGGCGGACGTAGGGGCGGCCTTGGCGTGATCCTTCGTGCTGACCAGAGCGCGAGTTTCACCACGTCGTAAGACGTCCCAAGGCCGCCGGGGGTGAGTCTGCTGCATCACGATGTCCGGCAGGAAGCGTTCGCGGAAGCGTCACGCTTCCGGGGAGAGTTCTACGAGTGCCTGACGGCCCGACGGGCATGGGTTGTTCGAGCTGACCGACGCCGTGTTGTGTGTCGACGGTCCGGTCACCTCGCCGGTGGAGTTGACGCTGGTACCCGAACACCGTCGTGGTCACGGCGCGTTGTACGGAGCCCTCAACCGCGGCCGGATCGACGTCGACCGGCTGCGGACGGTGCTCGCCGGGCTGCCGCTGCCCCGGTTTGAGGGCGGGCGCCTGGTGCTCGCGGTCGATGTGTCACCTTGGCTGCGCTCGGACGCGCCGTGCTCGGACCAGCGGCTGTTCTGTCATGTCTACGGGCGGGCGAAGTCCGCCTCCCAGTTCGTCCCGGGGTGGCCGTACTCCTTCGTCGCCGTCCTGGAGCCCGGGGCCACCTCGTGGACGTCGATCCTGGACGTGGTGCGGCTCGGGCCCGAGGATGATGCGACCGCCCTCACTGCCGCCCAGCTGAGGGCCGTGGTCGAGCGGCTCGTCGCGGTCGGCCAGTGGATGCCCGGCGACCCGGACATCACGATCGTCATGGACGCCGGTTACGACGTCACCCGTCTGGCCTGGGTCTTGCGCGATCTGCCCGTCGAGGTGGTCGGGCGGATCCGTGGCGACCGGGTGATGCGCTGTCCGGCGCCTTCGCGCGAGGAGTTTCATCGAGCCCATCCCCGCGGCGGTCACCCGCCCAAGCACGGGCCGGAGTTCCGCTTCAACAAGCCCGAACCGGCGATCACCACGGGCACCGACACCACCAACTACGGCAGGGCCGAAGCTCAGGCGTGGGACCGGGTCCACCCGCGCCTCACCCACCGCTCGGCCTGGCTTGAGCACGACGGTGAACTCCCCATCGTCGAGGGCACCCTGGTCCGCCTCAAAGTCGAGCACCTCTCCAAGGACCGGGAGGCACCACCGGTATGGCTGTGGTCCTCAAGGACCGGAGCCGCCCCGGCCGACGTGGACCGCTGCTGGCAGGGATTCTTGCGCCGCTTCGACCTGGAACACACCTTCAGGTTCACAAAACAGACACTCGGCTGGACCACCCCGAAGATCCGTACGCCCGAGGCGGCGAACCGCTGGACCTGGCTCCTGGTCGTCGCCCACACCCAGCTCCGCCTCGCCCGACCGCTCGCCGCAGACCTCCGCCGCCCCTGGGAGAAGCCGGCCAAGCCCGAACGCCTCACCCCGGCCCGGGTGCGCCGGGGGTTTCGGAACATCCGAGCCCACCTGCTCTGCCCCACCCGTGTTCCCCAACCTCGGGGCACCGGCCCCGGACGGCCGCCCGGAAGCAAGAACCGCCGCCCCGCACCCCGCTACGACGTCGACAAGACCGTCAAACGCCCCGAGACCCTCAAGGCCATCGGCAAACTCGGTAGATCATGGTAGATACCGACCACGCGACGCCGAGAGTAAAGATCAAGCTCACCAGACGATGACATTGAGCCTTTTCCAACCTCAGGTTGAGGCGTCGTGAAGGACGAGAACGGTCTTCACGATGGCGGTGATTTGGTCGGTGCTGCAGCGGAGCTTTCGCAGGAGGCGCGTACTGGCAGGCGGCCGCGCCCGTGCGGAGACGACGGGCCGTTCCCGGTGACGTGCACTGGGGACACTGTGCTTGCCCGTTCGTTCAGGAAGCCCGGATCGCCCGGTCGATCTCCGCGCCAGTACGGGCCACGACGACGGGCCACTCCTCCCTGAGGGAGGCGGGCAGAAGCTCGCGGTCCTCGTCCCGCTGGATCATGGTCGGCCCGCCCGGAACCACGAGTACGGCATCCAGCCGTCGGAGTAGGACGGCCAGGAGGTCCATGATCCCGTCCCCTCCGAAGCGGTTGAAGGTGATGCCGGTCGGATGGTTGAAGTACACACCCGCCTCCTCCCCCTCCGCCGTACTGACCAGCAGGAAGTCCGTCTCGGGGCCCCGCACCACCGCATAGGGGTCGAGGACCTCGTGCGCGGCACTCATGTCCAGCGTCGCTGGCTCACCGTTCTGGAACCGGCACACGAAGATGTCAAAACTCATGGAGTCCTTTCTAACCTCTGGTTGAGGCGTGGTGTGTTTTCCGGAGTAGTACGGGGTGTCGGCGGCGACCCGGTCGATCGGCAGCAGGGTGCCGTCCAGAATCACGAAGGCTTTCGCCTGTACGGTCTTCATCGCCTC from Streptomyces sp. CA-278952 carries:
- a CDS encoding IS5 family transposase (programmed frameshift), whose protein sequence is MDIVLRLVPDRLWEIFQDVVPEPPVRAQGGGRRRCDDRAVLAAIIFVATSGCTWRQVPPVFGASWQTVHRRFTDWSTARVWAKLHRVVLDQLGRNGELDWSRCAIDSASVRAVKGGPLTGPNPTDRGKLGSKMHVVCDRNGLPISVGISGANLHDSQALVPLMRGIPPIRSRFGPRRRRPAKLHADKGYDFDHLRGWLRRRQIVPRIARRGIEPSDRLGRHRWVVERTMSWLNGCRRLHRRYERKAEHFLAFVGIASTLICFRRLIR
- a CDS encoding toxin Doc, which produces MDLHVDIRWLLDRQEELLGKELSVRDYSALVAAVARHRVNTPSLDETAPDAFWRAAALLEQIVLLRPLPVRSELFGYGVATAYIEASGESVDAAYGPWRDLIMDIQALRLTVYDVADRLRSWRTPGETN
- a CDS encoding antitoxin MazE7; the protein is MADTTVKIDMETRDRFAAVAAARGQTVKGYLAALAIEEENQLALRRATGSFRAAVTRPGFAEAFDRDFGGLPQHRVA